A genomic stretch from Shewanella woodyi ATCC 51908 includes:
- a CDS encoding lipase chaperone family protein yields MPQQVKQSANSPLSAKSIMLLSLILALVVGGLIYFNVQHYSSTVTNTDVKIEEFKIQPEPVKEDKVASRNIGQSELELNEELRWKFDELILTHQETGQTITILLNKLSTQLDLTPEAHIYLLDLFSRYRDYKIALVEIKQTGPNMLSELNIDDTMNFIERAHQSQFDYFTQVEIEAFFSHENRYDNQAIERMAILQDSSLSTQQKQMLITHQISQMDEEEREVYEPTLQVFNIVDNLDGNSNQLNEFTPQVMERIEQLKADEQAWKLKVKEFQSFEIKSRGEFTDQQEVEEALSHYQGQHFTPNEIKRLKVYINNPELLNAG; encoded by the coding sequence ATGCCTCAGCAAGTAAAACAAAGTGCTAACAGCCCCCTTTCGGCAAAAAGTATTATGCTTTTAAGCTTAATTCTTGCCTTAGTCGTGGGGGGGCTAATCTATTTTAATGTGCAACATTACTCATCAACGGTCACCAATACCGACGTCAAAATAGAAGAGTTCAAGATACAACCTGAGCCCGTTAAAGAGGATAAAGTCGCCTCCCGAAATATAGGGCAATCAGAGCTTGAGTTAAACGAAGAGCTCAGATGGAAATTTGATGAGTTAATTCTCACTCATCAAGAGACAGGTCAAACCATAACGATCCTATTAAACAAGCTCTCTACCCAACTGGATTTAACTCCTGAGGCTCATATATATCTACTGGATCTTTTTAGTCGCTATCGCGATTATAAAATCGCCTTAGTTGAGATAAAACAAACGGGCCCTAACATGCTCAGTGAACTCAATATTGATGACACAATGAACTTTATAGAGCGCGCCCATCAAAGCCAATTTGATTATTTTACCCAAGTTGAAATAGAAGCCTTTTTTTCTCATGAAAATCGCTACGACAATCAAGCAATAGAGAGAATGGCTATCTTACAGGACAGTTCACTTTCCACTCAGCAGAAGCAGATGCTAATCACCCATCAAATAAGCCAGATGGATGAGGAGGAGAGAGAGGTGTATGAGCCTACTCTGCAGGTTTTTAATATCGTCGATAATTTAGATGGCAATAGTAACCAACTCAATGAGTTTACACCGCAAGTGATGGAGAGAATTGAGCAATTAAAAGCGGATGAACAGGCTTGGAAATTAAAAGTTAAAGAGTTTCAATCCTTTGAAATTAAAAGTAGAGGTGAATTCACCGATCAACAGGAGGTTGAAGAGGCACTAAGTCACTACCAAGGTCAACATTTCACTCCAAATGAAATAAAGCGGCTTAAGGTATATATCAATAACCCTGAACTGTTAAATGCAGGCTAG
- a CDS encoding DUF4136 domain-containing protein, which produces MIRQICCLLLLSTLTACTASEAVKPSPQRTTMVATGDLGFLSTQTRHFAWHPTLAKVVADERVESDQVIGNMQQALKKALEAKGYQLVSRQQSPDLLVGFGLTLSSDMSDSEILQKTGLVPGLSTFGVDMNKYEKGSVLVALFEPQSPEPVWRALGQGFTDFERDGAKRQQGFNEFISVMLTAIPAI; this is translated from the coding sequence ATGATAAGACAAATTTGCTGCTTACTGCTGCTTTCCACATTAACTGCATGCACCGCTTCTGAGGCTGTTAAGCCAAGCCCTCAACGTACAACTATGGTGGCCACTGGCGATCTTGGCTTTTTATCTACTCAAACTCGACATTTTGCCTGGCATCCGACATTAGCCAAAGTGGTGGCCGACGAAAGAGTGGAAAGCGATCAGGTTATCGGCAATATGCAGCAAGCTTTAAAGAAAGCGTTGGAAGCTAAAGGGTATCAACTCGTTTCACGTCAGCAATCACCTGATTTGTTGGTGGGGTTTGGTCTGACATTGAGCTCAGACATGAGTGATAGCGAGATACTACAGAAAACGGGGTTAGTGCCCGGATTATCCACTTTTGGTGTGGATATGAATAAATATGAGAAGGGATCTGTGTTAGTGGCTTTGTTTGAACCTCAATCTCCAGAGCCTGTTTGGAGAGCATTAGGGCAAGGTTTTACCGATTTTGAGAGAGATGGTGCTAAGCGTCAACAGGGGTTTAATGAGTTTATTTCTGTGATGCTGACGGCGATACCAGCAATTTAG
- a CDS encoding DUF1415 domain-containing protein yields MTQQDTELQLIATHTQNWVERMIMKYNICPFARREVERRSIRYAVIDESKMHNVLEALIKECQYLDEHPETETTLFIIPRGFEGFYPYLDLVDIANDLLIDQDYEGVYQLASFHPDYCFEGEPMDEPSNYTNRSPYPTLHIIREVSMELALANYNDPESIPERNIAFAQKKGSDFFEKVLAGCMGKTSH; encoded by the coding sequence ATGACACAGCAAGACACAGAACTTCAATTGATCGCAACACACACTCAAAATTGGGTCGAGCGTATGATAATGAAGTACAACATCTGCCCCTTTGCACGACGTGAAGTTGAACGCCGCAGTATTCGCTATGCCGTTATCGATGAATCCAAGATGCACAATGTCCTCGAAGCCTTAATTAAAGAGTGCCAGTATTTGGATGAACATCCTGAGACCGAGACCACACTCTTTATCATTCCCCGCGGATTTGAAGGGTTTTACCCCTATTTAGACCTGGTCGATATCGCCAACGACCTATTAATAGATCAAGATTATGAAGGTGTATATCAACTAGCTAGCTTCCACCCTGACTACTGCTTTGAGGGTGAGCCGATGGATGAACCATCTAACTATACCAATCGCTCTCCCTACCCGACTTTACACATTATTCGAGAGGTCAGTATGGAACTCGCGTTAGCAAACTACAATGATCCAGAGTCAATCCCTGAGCGGAACATCGCTTTTGCACAGAAGAAAGGCAGTGATTTTTTTGAGAAAGTTTTAGCTGGTTGTATGGGAAAAACATCTCACTAA
- a CDS encoding 3-oxoacyl-ACP synthase III family protein: MGVKFAKNGLTLLSSAYVLPNEVVSNQELLEALGQLCGPLAKRKAKSIAKRLGVESRHLVRDLTSAKSQPSPNSIALGVDVLNQALVQAGLDVNELEYLLSHTCTPHTQVPPNAAWLADELRFQGPYLELRQACTGFANALQIASTFCTTDEAPVAIVGTETGSVYFEIAKAFLTTEQLVNYVQMGDGAGAVILGPAKKGEGQLTDIYFGQIGEGKAPGFYLDSGSMDVGKGEMTRFHHNTEAVRANGSQLFELGLQAVLSRGYQLDDFRYILPHQANGYIDLMLAEALGIEPERIINDAKGLGNLGSAAIWVSFAKLVNSGKLRRGDKVLILGAEATKYLYGGFVYHH, translated from the coding sequence ATGGGCGTAAAATTTGCAAAAAATGGATTAACTCTGTTGTCATCAGCCTATGTTTTACCCAATGAGGTGGTCTCAAATCAGGAACTACTTGAGGCCTTAGGTCAGCTTTGTGGTCCATTGGCTAAGCGTAAAGCTAAAAGCATTGCCAAACGGTTAGGTGTTGAGAGTCGTCATTTGGTTCGGGATCTGACAAGCGCTAAAAGCCAGCCCTCGCCAAATAGCATTGCCCTTGGAGTGGATGTGCTAAACCAAGCGCTAGTGCAAGCTGGCCTTGATGTTAATGAGTTAGAGTATCTTCTTAGCCATACGTGTACTCCCCATACACAAGTGCCTCCCAATGCGGCTTGGCTTGCTGATGAACTTCGCTTTCAGGGGCCATACTTAGAGTTAAGACAAGCCTGTACTGGGTTTGCTAATGCATTGCAGATAGCTTCGACATTTTGTACTACTGATGAGGCGCCTGTTGCGATAGTAGGCACAGAAACAGGCTCGGTTTACTTTGAGATTGCTAAGGCATTTTTGACCACAGAGCAGTTAGTCAACTATGTCCAGATGGGAGATGGTGCTGGTGCGGTGATATTGGGCCCTGCAAAGAAGGGGGAGGGGCAGTTAACCGATATCTACTTTGGCCAGATTGGAGAAGGCAAAGCGCCAGGTTTCTACCTTGATTCAGGTTCAATGGATGTAGGCAAAGGTGAGATGACTCGTTTTCATCATAATACAGAAGCTGTACGCGCTAATGGCAGTCAGTTGTTTGAACTGGGTTTGCAAGCCGTTTTGTCACGAGGCTACCAGCTAGATGATTTTCGTTATATTTTACCTCATCAAGCCAATGGTTATATTGATCTCATGTTGGCCGAGGCGTTGGGAATTGAGCCTGAACGTATTATCAATGATGCTAAAGGCTTAGGTAATTTAGGCTCTGCTGCCATCTGGGTTAGCTTTGCCAAACTGGTTAACAGTGGAAAACTTAGAAGAGGGGATAAGGTATTGATACTGGGCGCTGAGGCAACTAAATACCTCTATGGGGGTTTTGTTTATCATCATTAA
- a CDS encoding efflux RND transporter permease subunit, whose translation MLASILMARKTEYVSVVCWTALCLLASIGVSRLALDADYSAYFAKDDPLYTEFKDFQHEFSRQDELILLLEAEPENTFPLKDDSISRFKAGLSELAAVKRVDGYNPNEFESAMSLALSHKAKSVNIGFISPDAKAIILSVSFNVEAIKGTKALLESVSSVNRYIEQFDTHFTPLFQVYYSGALALNWQYASVLKHDLSWFIPGLAIMFSVILLLVVREKMWLLGIATSSMITIFLTLGVAGWGGFILAAISGFIPVVIVSLCVAYAVHLYFGWRNALDEGADEQQALQQSLSTNIKPLFWGALTTAMGFFLLVFSPSPPIQDFGKLVAFAVMVNFLVNLTILLPIAKRAKPMVCSQKVSRGFFARLQVISWHYKTLFLGSGLLLSLLAIYSVSSLKFDDDAMNYFPGSNLFSQSKLKMEQHFNGVNQLYYVVASEEREAHKAFDGVGIAQQDYVSRVNQFSRFLRKQEEVLQVHSIVDWIRLYGLGANRLSQVLSAPKQLNAQARRLINAEASASVVTVDLIPMTAAELISFEEKVAEWKLQNDSEISIGQGLSQSMIFAHLSLSNAKTMLYSFGCALLFLLFIVTLLKSSFKLGGLALAMNLLPLIWVFGLWQWLGGGLSLGSAVVMGMMLGIIIDDSLHLLLKVDERDCGKGLSKTLTSVMPAVAFTSLLLFFGFALGLSSDFFPIVELSFLSMLIVAFAFLFDLIMLPMLMTLIAGRDHD comes from the coding sequence TTGCTGGCTTCAATTTTAATGGCGCGAAAAACTGAGTATGTGAGCGTGGTATGTTGGACCGCCTTATGTTTACTCGCCTCAATAGGGGTCAGCAGGTTAGCTTTAGATGCTGACTATAGCGCTTATTTTGCAAAAGACGATCCTCTTTACACTGAATTTAAAGATTTTCAGCATGAGTTCTCAAGACAGGATGAACTGATTTTGTTGTTAGAGGCTGAACCTGAAAATACGTTTCCTTTAAAAGATGACTCGATTTCTCGATTTAAGGCTGGATTGAGTGAGCTAGCAGCCGTTAAGAGGGTAGATGGGTACAATCCAAATGAGTTTGAGTCAGCGATGTCATTGGCCCTCTCTCATAAAGCGAAATCAGTTAATATCGGTTTCATTTCACCTGATGCCAAAGCAATTATTCTCTCTGTGTCGTTTAACGTCGAAGCGATAAAAGGGACCAAGGCACTCTTAGAGAGTGTTTCATCTGTTAATCGATATATCGAACAATTTGATACTCATTTCACTCCGCTATTTCAAGTTTATTATTCCGGAGCATTAGCCCTAAATTGGCAATATGCTTCTGTGCTAAAACACGATTTATCGTGGTTTATTCCCGGCTTAGCAATCATGTTTAGTGTGATTTTGCTACTTGTTGTGAGGGAAAAGATGTGGCTCTTAGGGATTGCCACTTCATCTATGATAACGATATTTCTGACATTAGGTGTAGCTGGGTGGGGAGGATTCATCTTAGCGGCAATTAGCGGATTTATACCTGTGGTCATAGTGAGTTTATGTGTGGCATATGCTGTTCACCTCTATTTTGGTTGGCGTAATGCATTAGATGAAGGAGCCGATGAGCAGCAGGCGCTGCAGCAATCATTAAGTACCAATATTAAGCCACTATTTTGGGGAGCTTTAACTACTGCAATGGGCTTCTTTCTACTGGTATTTAGTCCATCTCCACCTATCCAAGATTTTGGTAAGTTGGTTGCTTTTGCTGTGATGGTTAACTTTTTAGTGAATCTAACCATACTCCTTCCCATAGCAAAAAGAGCTAAACCCATGGTCTGTTCACAAAAAGTGAGCAGAGGATTTTTCGCACGTCTTCAGGTCATCAGTTGGCATTATAAAACTCTTTTTTTAGGCTCGGGATTACTGCTCTCTTTACTGGCTATTTATAGTGTTTCATCGCTTAAGTTTGACGATGATGCAATGAACTATTTTCCCGGTTCTAACCTATTTAGTCAGTCAAAATTAAAGATGGAACAGCACTTTAATGGCGTGAACCAGCTCTATTATGTGGTTGCGAGTGAAGAGAGAGAAGCTCACAAAGCCTTTGATGGTGTTGGAATTGCCCAGCAAGATTATGTGAGCCGGGTTAACCAATTTAGCCGATTTTTAAGAAAGCAGGAGGAGGTGCTGCAGGTACATTCCATTGTCGATTGGATCAGGCTTTATGGCCTTGGAGCTAATCGTTTAAGTCAGGTACTCAGCGCGCCTAAGCAACTCAATGCTCAAGCGAGGCGATTGATTAATGCTGAGGCCAGCGCCTCTGTGGTGACAGTGGATTTGATCCCCATGACAGCAGCTGAGCTTATCTCATTTGAGGAAAAGGTAGCTGAATGGAAGCTTCAAAATGACAGTGAAATATCGATCGGGCAGGGGTTAAGTCAAAGTATGATTTTTGCCCACCTTAGTCTGTCTAATGCTAAAACTATGCTCTACTCCTTTGGTTGTGCTCTGCTTTTTCTACTTTTTATTGTGACTTTGCTTAAAAGCTCCTTCAAATTAGGTGGGCTAGCTCTTGCGATGAACTTACTGCCACTTATTTGGGTTTTCGGACTATGGCAGTGGTTGGGAGGTGGTTTGAGTTTGGGTAGTGCTGTGGTGATGGGAATGATGCTGGGTATTATTATTGATGACTCACTTCACCTACTGCTAAAGGTAGATGAGAGAGACTGTGGCAAAGGTCTCTCTAAAACATTAACTTCAGTTATGCCTGCGGTGGCGTTTACTAGCCTATTACTGTTTTTTGGTTTTGCATTGGGATTGAGTTCGGACTTTTTCCCTATTGTTGAACTGAGCTTTCTCTCCATGCTTATTGTGGCTTTTGCTTTCTTGTTTGATCTGATCATGCTGCCAATGTTGATGACCCTTATCGCTGGGAGGGATCATGATTGA
- a CDS encoding FIST signal transduction protein, with the protein MKTFQTQWHDNHWAQSDKIEDLDSKQTLILIFGEIHLQPDAIAKMKSLSPNACITGCSTAGEIQGRQVNDDSLIATIIAFEKTNITMIRGVDKPDINSKELGVNLANQLNETDNLCHVLVLSDGLGFNASHLIEGMTDILGLDIQVSGGLAGDRHNFVKTHLLFNDEVTSSAVIAIGFYGEQLEVSCGTRGGWCSFGIERRVTQAENNMLVELDDENALSIYKSYLGELAEQLPASGLRFPLEISEPNKITKVVRTLLAVDEETGTLTFAGNIPTGATAQLMRSNVESLIQGSLEAGKICRHNISSSPQVAILISCVGRKLVLKQLVEDEIEVISEELGEQALLCGFYSYGEIAPYDRGCLAELHNQTMTITAFAEI; encoded by the coding sequence ATGAAAACTTTTCAAACTCAATGGCATGATAATCACTGGGCTCAAAGCGATAAGATAGAAGATCTCGATAGCAAGCAGACACTTATTCTTATTTTTGGAGAGATACACCTCCAACCTGATGCCATCGCAAAGATGAAAAGTTTATCTCCAAATGCCTGTATCACAGGTTGCTCCACGGCGGGAGAGATCCAGGGAAGGCAAGTTAATGATGACAGCCTTATCGCCACGATTATTGCTTTTGAAAAAACCAATATCACCATGATAAGGGGAGTTGATAAACCAGATATCAACTCAAAAGAGCTCGGCGTAAATCTAGCAAATCAACTGAATGAGACCGATAATCTCTGCCATGTATTAGTTTTAAGTGACGGTCTCGGCTTCAATGCCAGTCACCTCATAGAGGGGATGACAGATATACTCGGGTTAGATATACAAGTATCTGGTGGCTTAGCAGGGGATAGACATAATTTTGTCAAAACTCATCTGCTTTTTAATGACGAGGTCACCTCATCAGCGGTTATCGCTATCGGTTTCTATGGTGAGCAACTTGAGGTCAGCTGTGGCACTCGAGGGGGCTGGTGCTCATTTGGCATTGAGCGGCGAGTGACACAAGCTGAAAACAACATGCTAGTAGAGCTCGACGATGAAAATGCACTCTCTATTTACAAAAGTTATCTCGGAGAGCTCGCAGAGCAGTTGCCAGCAAGCGGCTTAAGATTTCCACTGGAGATCAGTGAGCCCAATAAGATAACCAAGGTGGTTAGAACCCTGCTCGCTGTCGATGAGGAGACCGGCACCCTCACATTTGCAGGCAATATCCCCACAGGAGCAACCGCGCAGCTGATGCGCTCTAATGTCGAATCTTTAATCCAAGGTTCATTAGAGGCTGGAAAGATATGTCGTCATAACATCTCAAGCAGTCCGCAAGTTGCCATATTGATCAGTTGTGTGGGCAGAAAGTTGGTATTAAAGCAGCTTGTGGAGGATGAGATAGAGGTCATTAGTGAAGAGTTAGGTGAACAAGCACTACTTTGCGGATTTTATTCTTACGGAGAAATAGCCCCCTATGATAGAGGTTGCCTAGCTGAACTCCACAATCAAACGATGACTATTACTGCCTTCGCGGAAATTTAA
- a CDS encoding sensor domain-containing diguanylate cyclase — protein MHRMLKRQLKKAYPKGAPDNIEFEQFVKLIDQAYFSMSEELSITERSLDLSCEELKQRNDTLSGILDALPDMSMWLDQEGVIRDIRVGEFNPPLVSKEDEHSSISSLHFFKNSIPLQHFLIDYKQIGSKSGELELSCDSFTYHVEAKLTSVSKQRWLLVIRDISLRRKLIEMQTERMDQIKRTQKQLQGLINAAPTGILITDESKKLVMVNEFICQKLSLTTDELLGRNPLTFIAKKYRLEYLSEIQKHISYDDTILDSRMDLTMTLPSNETIKVEMAFSTLIFEKKKLVITAITDITERKRLETQLRILASTDPLTGAYNRRCFNELSQKSMSSTERQEQEFTILLIDLDFFKSINDKFGHAAGDDVLIETVKAINTCIRESDILGRYGGEEFVVALPNSDNKKAREVANRIRLCIENMVVKTQGHDIKLTASIGLATSSGGHQLEKQINQADTYLYYAKDNGRNQVVDHKIYHANSKLCR, from the coding sequence ATGCATAGGATGCTTAAACGACAACTTAAAAAAGCCTATCCAAAGGGAGCACCTGATAACATTGAGTTCGAGCAATTTGTAAAACTCATCGATCAAGCCTACTTCTCCATGAGTGAGGAGCTTAGCATCACAGAGCGCTCCTTAGATTTAAGCTGTGAAGAGTTAAAACAGCGTAACGACACCTTAAGTGGCATACTTGATGCTCTACCAGACATGAGTATGTGGTTAGATCAAGAGGGGGTTATCCGCGATATACGCGTAGGCGAATTTAATCCGCCTCTGGTAAGTAAAGAGGATGAGCATTCCTCAATCTCCAGCCTCCACTTTTTCAAAAACTCAATCCCTCTACAGCACTTTCTCATCGACTATAAACAGATCGGTAGCAAGAGCGGAGAACTCGAGCTTAGCTGTGACAGTTTTACCTATCATGTAGAAGCAAAACTCACCTCTGTCAGTAAACAACGATGGCTTTTAGTTATTAGAGATATCTCGTTAAGACGTAAACTAATTGAGATGCAAACTGAAAGAATGGACCAGATTAAGCGGACCCAAAAGCAGCTTCAAGGTCTTATAAATGCTGCACCAACGGGGATTTTAATCACAGATGAAAGTAAAAAGTTAGTCATGGTGAATGAATTTATCTGCCAAAAGCTCTCCCTCACTACTGATGAATTATTAGGAAGAAACCCATTAACTTTTATCGCTAAAAAATACCGATTGGAATACCTCAGTGAGATACAAAAACATATCAGCTACGACGACACAATATTAGACTCACGCATGGATCTCACCATGACCCTGCCCAGTAATGAGACAATAAAGGTTGAAATGGCTTTTAGTACTCTGATTTTTGAAAAGAAAAAACTGGTGATTACGGCCATTACCGATATTACAGAACGCAAGCGTCTAGAGACTCAACTTAGAATTCTCGCATCAACAGATCCCTTAACTGGCGCATACAACCGACGCTGCTTCAATGAGCTGTCTCAAAAATCCATGTCATCTACCGAGCGTCAAGAGCAAGAGTTCACAATACTCTTAATTGACTTAGATTTTTTTAAAAGTATCAATGATAAATTTGGTCACGCTGCTGGTGACGATGTATTAATCGAGACAGTAAAAGCCATCAACACCTGCATACGTGAATCAGATATCTTGGGACGTTATGGCGGTGAAGAGTTTGTGGTTGCACTACCAAATTCAGATAATAAAAAAGCCAGAGAGGTCGCCAACAGAATACGCCTATGCATTGAAAATATGGTGGTCAAAACCCAAGGACATGACATCAAACTCACTGCAAGCATTGGCTTAGCGACATCAAGTGGAGGCCACCAGCTTGAAAAGCAGATCAACCAAGCCGATACCTATCTCTATTACGCCAAAGATAATGGCCGTAACCAAGTTGTCGATCATAAAATTTACCATGCTAACAGTAAGCTCTGCCGTTAA
- a CDS encoding ribonuclease H family protein, which translates to MASKYYVVWVGRTPGIYTSWDEAKKQVDKYPKAKYKSYKSKTEAETAYAKGSTQVSYSKKSTSSAQTPASLSNPADDTQYNVEIFTDGGCEPNPGKAGSGVAVYREGVLAELWYGLYNSFGTNNSAELNALHQALLMAKQALIENKTVHIRSDSQYSINCITNWAYGWKQKGWKRKVAGDIKNLDIIQAAHALYDEIKDQLKISHVAAHIGIEGNELADRMSIYAIDQQDSKFCRYPEPIELSAILSLRAG; encoded by the coding sequence ATGGCAAGTAAATATTATGTGGTTTGGGTGGGAAGAACCCCTGGTATCTATACCAGCTGGGATGAAGCTAAAAAGCAGGTCGACAAATACCCTAAAGCCAAATACAAATCATATAAGAGTAAAACCGAAGCTGAAACGGCTTATGCTAAAGGCTCGACTCAGGTCTCTTACAGCAAAAAAAGCACAAGTTCAGCTCAGACTCCAGCCTCCCTATCTAACCCTGCAGATGATACTCAATATAACGTCGAAATCTTCACCGACGGCGGTTGTGAGCCTAATCCAGGAAAAGCCGGCTCCGGCGTTGCCGTGTATCGTGAAGGGGTATTGGCTGAGCTATGGTATGGGCTGTATAACAGCTTTGGCACCAATAACTCCGCCGAGTTAAATGCCCTACACCAGGCGCTACTGATGGCAAAACAGGCACTCATTGAGAATAAAACCGTGCACATTCGCAGTGATTCCCAATACTCAATAAACTGCATCACCAACTGGGCATACGGCTGGAAACAGAAAGGCTGGAAACGAAAAGTCGCTGGTGACATAAAAAATCTGGACATCATTCAAGCCGCACACGCTCTGTATGATGAGATAAAAGATCAACTTAAAATCTCTCATGTGGCCGCTCACATAGGCATAGAGGGCAATGAATTGGCTGACAGAATGTCAATCTACGCGATAGATCAACAAGATAGTAAATTTTGCCGCTACCCAGAGCCCATCGAACTATCGGCAATATTGAGCCTAAGAGCAGGTTAG
- a CDS encoding leucyl aminopeptidase family protein — protein sequence MTNLLISGASGTPLSILHTDSFDAWLTEQTQQTKNWLSTTQFSGKGMSLIPDANGELSQVIFVSSEPESYWVCGDLVNQLPAGQYQLKASEEQLKVAAFSWGLGAYKFDRYKKNEKTYPTLVINNQQIVEQAQKLVRSVSIVRDLVNTPAADMMPQHLGDTMEALATEFGAKVSQIVGDDLLKQNYPTIHMVGRASENLPRLIDLTWGDESAPQVTLVGKGVCFDSGGLDLKPGAGMRLMKKDMGGAAHVIGLAHQIMASNLPIRLRVLVPAVENAVSANAFRPGDVITTRKGITVEIDNTDAEGRLVLCDALAEANNDNPDLVIDFATLTGAMRIALGTELPGFFSNDDTLAAEMTVSGLKVEDPIWRMPLHKPYMELTGSDIADLANCGKTPFGGAITAALYLEAFVEKEISWAHFDVMAWNNRKLPGRPVGGEAFGIRAVFDYLETRFKK from the coding sequence ATGACCAATTTATTGATTTCAGGTGCTTCAGGTACCCCACTCTCTATTCTCCATACAGATTCTTTCGACGCCTGGTTAACAGAGCAAACTCAGCAAACCAAAAACTGGTTATCTACAACACAATTTAGCGGTAAAGGGATGAGCCTTATTCCCGATGCTAATGGTGAACTCTCGCAGGTGATTTTTGTCAGCAGCGAACCCGAGTCCTACTGGGTATGTGGCGATCTAGTCAATCAACTTCCCGCTGGCCAATACCAGCTAAAAGCAAGTGAAGAGCAACTGAAAGTGGCTGCATTCAGCTGGGGTCTAGGTGCTTATAAGTTTGACCGTTACAAGAAAAATGAAAAAACTTACCCAACACTTGTGATTAATAATCAACAGATAGTTGAGCAAGCACAGAAATTAGTTCGCTCAGTTTCTATCGTCAGAGATCTCGTCAATACACCAGCAGCCGATATGATGCCGCAGCACTTAGGTGACACCATGGAAGCCTTGGCCACTGAGTTTGGGGCTAAAGTAAGCCAGATAGTCGGTGATGATCTTCTTAAACAGAACTACCCCACTATCCATATGGTTGGCCGCGCAAGTGAGAACCTACCGCGTCTTATCGATCTTACATGGGGTGATGAGTCCGCGCCGCAAGTGACTCTAGTCGGTAAAGGAGTCTGTTTCGACTCTGGTGGACTCGATCTAAAGCCTGGCGCTGGTATGCGCTTAATGAAGAAAGATATGGGAGGTGCAGCCCATGTGATAGGTCTAGCACATCAGATCATGGCCAGTAACTTGCCGATCCGTTTACGTGTACTTGTACCTGCCGTTGAGAACGCCGTATCAGCTAATGCCTTCCGTCCAGGCGATGTTATCACTACCCGTAAAGGGATCACCGTTGAGATTGATAACACTGATGCCGAAGGCCGTTTAGTACTGTGTGACGCCCTTGCAGAAGCTAACAATGACAATCCTGATTTAGTTATCGATTTTGCCACCTTAACAGGTGCTATGCGGATCGCATTGGGCACCGAACTGCCTGGCTTTTTCAGTAACGATGATACCTTGGCTGCCGAGATGACAGTCTCAGGGCTCAAGGTTGAAGACCCAATCTGGCGCATGCCACTACACAAACCTTATATGGAGCTCACAGGCAGCGATATTGCCGATCTAGCAAACTGTGGCAAAACCCCTTTTGGAGGAGCCATTACAGCGGCGCTTTATCTAGAAGCCTTTGTTGAGAAGGAGATAAGCTGGGCACATTTCGACGTCATGGCTTGGAATAACCGTAAACTGCCAGGTCGTCCTGTCGGCGGTGAAGCCTTCGGTATTCGCGCAGTATTCGATTACCTAGAAACTCGCTTCAAGAAATGA